The following coding sequences lie in one Maribacter forsetii DSM 18668 genomic window:
- a CDS encoding LptF/LptG family permease: MLSIIDKYILKRYIATFSLMLLLFIPIGIMVNLAEQIGKMIDNEAPLNEIVMYYVNFTIYIGNLLFPIFLFLSVIFFTSKLANNTEIVAILSSGVSYGRFLRPYIIGASMVAVLMFFMTMFIVPNASVGFNEFKYKYLKKGKQDRVTNNIFNQLNETDFIYVSSFDPARQLGHNFTFERFKENNELDFKISAANIRWVDKDSSYRLTSYKKRTIMGDTAIIESKRRLDTIFAFDIGDLTPVSYVAETKNLFELDTFIKDQRRKGASNINTYVLVKYKRWALPLTAFILTIIAVSVSSVKRRGGMGANLAFGILIAFIFIFFDKVFGVLAEQSGFSPLLAVIIPNVVFGCLAFYLLQNAKR, from the coding sequence ATGCTATCAATAATAGATAAATACATTCTAAAAAGGTATATCGCGACTTTTTCGCTAATGCTTTTGTTATTCATTCCCATTGGTATTATGGTGAATTTGGCAGAACAGATCGGTAAAATGATCGATAATGAAGCGCCGTTGAATGAAATAGTTATGTATTATGTGAATTTCACCATTTACATTGGTAATCTATTGTTCCCTATTTTTCTATTCTTATCCGTAATTTTCTTTACCTCTAAACTTGCTAACAATACCGAGATTGTTGCCATATTAAGTTCCGGGGTTTCTTATGGTCGGTTTTTAAGACCTTACATTATTGGGGCTTCTATGGTAGCTGTTTTAATGTTCTTTATGACCATGTTCATTGTACCCAACGCTAGTGTGGGCTTCAATGAATTTAAATACAAATACCTTAAAAAAGGCAAACAAGATCGGGTCACCAACAATATCTTTAATCAACTCAATGAAACCGATTTTATTTATGTGAGTAGTTTTGATCCGGCTAGGCAGTTGGGTCATAATTTTACATTTGAGCGTTTTAAAGAAAACAATGAATTAGATTTTAAAATATCTGCCGCAAATATTAGATGGGTAGATAAAGATTCTAGTTACCGATTAACTTCTTATAAAAAACGTACCATTATGGGGGATACGGCAATTATTGAAAGTAAACGTAGGTTAGATACCATTTTTGCTTTTGATATAGGTGATCTTACCCCGGTTTCATACGTTGCAGAAACAAAGAATCTTTTTGAATTGGACACCTTTATTAAGGACCAAAGGAGAAAGGGTGCATCTAATATTAATACCTACGTCTTGGTTAAATATAAGCGTTGGGCGCTGCCGTTAACAGCTTTTATATTGACTATTATTGCTGTTTCGGTATCGTCGGTTAAAAGACGTGGCGGTATGGGGGCTAATTTAGCATTTGGTATTTTAATTGCTTTTATATTTATATTTTTTGATAAGGTATTCGGTGTACTGGCAGAGCAATCGGGCTTTTCTCCTTTACTTGCGGTTATCATACCTAATGTAGTTTTTGGATGTCTGGCATTTTATCTACTTCAAAATGCAAAAAGATAG